In Pseudomonadota bacterium, a single genomic region encodes these proteins:
- a CDS encoding clan AA aspartic protease: MGHVFADIELSNPRGPDLEPVRVKALADTGALMLCIPEHVALQLKLETESMREVSLADGRSMTVPYVGPIRVRFGKRFCYVGALVLGDEVLLGAVPMEDMDLVVSPSRREITVDPSSPNIPHARVKATGGRLWRCASNDPRAGHT, translated from the coding sequence ATGGGTCATGTTTTCGCGGACATCGAGCTCAGCAATCCCAGAGGACCCGATCTGGAGCCGGTTCGGGTCAAGGCACTTGCCGATACCGGTGCGCTCATGCTATGTATCCCTGAGCATGTCGCCTTGCAGCTCAAGCTCGAAACGGAATCAATGCGCGAGGTGTCGCTGGCCGATGGACGGAGTATGACCGTTCCCTACGTCGGCCCAATCCGCGTCCGCTTCGGGAAGCGGTTCTGCTATGTCGGCGCGTTGGTGTTGGGGGATGAGGTCCTGTTGGGCGCCGTGCCTATGGAAGACATGGACCTGGTGGTATCGCCCAGCCGGCGTGAGATCACGGTCGATCCGTCGAGCCCGAATATTCCCCACGCGCGCGTGAAAGCTACCGGCGGCCGCCTCTGGAGATGCGCTAGCAACGATCCGCGCGCAGGCCATACCTGA